One window from the genome of Desulforamulus ruminis DSM 2154 encodes:
- a CDS encoding cell division protein SepF, whose product MSSKIVDKFLSFIGFEEVEEEIPEKGPELSNIKESGIRSKLSARPELAAVPPSRQTKIVSTQPKTFTDVQVVAEHLKGGQPVIVNLSQVQPEEAQRILDYASGVSFALNGSAKKVSGEIFLFVPSGVDIIGAGDLRNFTQDTESPEAKAATRWFKSESA is encoded by the coding sequence TTGTCGAGTAAAATTGTGGACAAGTTCCTTAGTTTTATAGGTTTTGAAGAAGTGGAAGAAGAGATTCCTGAAAAGGGGCCGGAGCTGTCGAATATCAAAGAATCGGGTATCCGGAGCAAACTAAGTGCCCGTCCAGAGCTGGCAGCCGTACCTCCGAGCCGCCAAACCAAAATCGTATCCACCCAGCCCAAAACCTTTACGGATGTCCAGGTGGTGGCAGAGCATCTGAAAGGCGGCCAGCCGGTGATTGTCAATCTTTCTCAGGTTCAGCCCGAAGAAGCTCAGCGTATTTTGGATTATGCCAGCGGCGTATCCTTTGCCTTAAATGGTTCCGCCAAAAAAGTAAGCGGGGAGATTTTCCTGTTTGTTCCCAGCGGAGTGGACATTATTGGTGCGGGAGACCTGAGAAACTTTACGCAGGATACCGAATCGCCCGAAGCAAAGGCCGCTACCCGTTGGTTTAAATCCGAATCCGCTTAA
- the uraA gene encoding uracil permease, translated as MARREIQVDEKLPLLQTLPLSFQHLFAMFGSTVLVPIIFEVNPATILLFNGIGTLLYLFLCKGRIPAYLGSSFAFLAPVLLVLGKYDYSAALGGFIAVGFIFTAVALIVQAVGTKWIDVVFPPAAMGAIVAVIGLELAPVAAQMAGLAAADATIKYVPDPKVITVSMFTLGVTVLGSVVFRGFLAIIPILIGIISGYVLSIFMGLVSLAPIAEAKWIAMPTLYTPSFNLNAIMIIIPAALVVIAEHVGHLFVTSNIVGRDLAKDPGLHRSLLGNGLSTLFSGFFGSTPNTTYGENIGVLAITKVYSVWVIGGAAVLAIILSFVGKLAAAIQSIPTPVMGGVSLLLFGIIAASGIRMLVEAKVDYSKASNLILTSVVLIIGVSGAQIQLGAVSLKGMGLATVVAILLSILFRVLENLKLNNETDGNP; from the coding sequence ATGGCTAGACGAGAAATTCAAGTGGATGAAAAACTCCCTCTGTTGCAAACCCTGCCCCTAAGCTTTCAGCACTTATTTGCCATGTTTGGATCAACCGTATTGGTACCGATTATTTTCGAAGTGAATCCTGCCACTATTCTTTTATTTAACGGAATTGGCACTCTATTGTATTTATTCCTATGTAAAGGCCGCATTCCCGCCTATCTGGGTTCCAGCTTCGCCTTCCTGGCGCCGGTTCTGCTGGTGCTCGGCAAATACGATTACAGTGCTGCCCTGGGTGGATTTATCGCGGTGGGCTTCATCTTTACAGCGGTGGCTTTAATTGTCCAGGCGGTAGGCACCAAGTGGATTGATGTGGTCTTCCCGCCGGCTGCCATGGGCGCCATTGTGGCGGTCATCGGCTTGGAATTGGCCCCGGTAGCGGCTCAAATGGCCGGTTTGGCTGCGGCAGACGCCACTATCAAATACGTTCCTGATCCCAAGGTCATTACGGTTTCCATGTTCACCTTGGGCGTTACCGTCTTGGGTTCCGTGGTCTTCCGCGGTTTTCTGGCCATCATCCCCATTCTTATCGGCATTATTTCCGGTTACGTGTTGTCCATCTTTATGGGTTTGGTCAGTCTGGCTCCCATTGCGGAAGCCAAATGGATTGCCATGCCGACCCTCTACACCCCTTCCTTTAATTTAAATGCCATTATGATTATTATCCCGGCTGCCCTGGTGGTAATTGCGGAACACGTTGGTCACCTTTTTGTCACCAGCAACATTGTTGGCCGGGATTTAGCCAAAGATCCCGGTTTGCACCGCTCCCTTCTGGGGAACGGCTTGTCCACACTGTTTTCCGGCTTTTTCGGTTCCACCCCCAACACCACCTACGGTGAAAACATCGGTGTACTGGCCATCACCAAGGTTTACAGTGTCTGGGTGATCGGCGGCGCGGCTGTTCTGGCCATCATCCTGTCCTTCGTAGGGAAGCTGGCCGCAGCTATCCAGAGCATCCCCACCCCGGTCATGGGCGGCGTATCCCTGCTGTTGTTCGGTATTATTGCCGCTTCCGGTATTCGCATGCTGGTTGAGGCAAAGGTAGACTACAGTAAAGCCTCCAACCTCATCCTTACTTCCGTAGTATTAATCATTGGCGTAAGCGGGGCGCAAATCCAGCTCGGCGCCGTCAGCCTCAAGGGTATGGGCCTGGCCACCGTGGTTGCCATTCTCCTGAGCATTTTGTTCCGGGTTCTGGAGAACCTGAAACTCAACAACGAAACCGACGGCAATCCTTAA
- a CDS encoding acetyl-CoA hydrolase/transferase family protein, whose product MTAVYTEKLVSAAEAVRVISSGDNIVVPPGAAEPEVLMEALFERRAELKDVRVHQMLPLREATYLKAGMERHFRHVSWLTSSIVKRGVKEGRAGVMPGYLYEYPQFIRDLDVDVFMGTVSPMDEHGYFSFGVSVDYTIAAAGCAKKVILVVNPNMPRTMGYSVIHISQADMIVEDYTPLLELPKPTIGSIDQSIGDYVCQLIDDGSTIQLGLGSTANAAAQCLKEKKGLGIHTHFVTDTLVDLVECGAVTNRRKNVHPGKIICSSAVGTRRLYQFMNNNPMFEMHAVSYTNDPLIIARNDNMVAINSVDEIDLLGQCASEPIGPKLYSGTGEQVDFARGAMRATGGKSIVVLHSTHKGRSKIVPMLESGSVVSLSKNDVDYVVTEFGIAKLKGKTFRQRAEALIGIAHPDHRDGLSEAAKKSGLTR is encoded by the coding sequence TTGACCGCTGTATATACGGAAAAACTGGTTTCAGCGGCCGAAGCAGTCAGGGTTATTTCCTCCGGCGACAACATCGTTGTTCCCCCGGGGGCGGCAGAACCTGAAGTATTAATGGAGGCCCTGTTTGAGCGAAGAGCAGAACTGAAAGATGTGCGGGTACACCAAATGCTGCCCTTGAGAGAAGCCACTTACCTTAAGGCCGGTATGGAGCGTCATTTTCGGCATGTTTCTTGGCTGACCAGCAGCATTGTTAAGAGAGGCGTAAAAGAAGGGCGGGCCGGGGTAATGCCCGGTTATCTCTACGAATATCCCCAGTTTATAAGGGATTTGGATGTGGATGTATTCATGGGGACGGTATCCCCCATGGATGAGCATGGTTATTTTAGTTTCGGCGTATCGGTAGACTACACCATTGCTGCCGCAGGCTGTGCTAAAAAAGTGATCCTGGTGGTAAATCCCAATATGCCAAGGACCATGGGTTATAGTGTCATTCATATATCCCAGGCGGATATGATTGTGGAGGACTACACCCCCCTGCTGGAACTGCCCAAGCCAACTATTGGTTCCATCGACCAGTCCATTGGCGACTATGTGTGCCAACTGATCGATGATGGATCTACCATTCAACTGGGATTAGGCAGCACCGCCAATGCCGCCGCCCAATGTCTGAAGGAAAAAAAGGGGTTGGGTATTCACACCCATTTTGTAACCGATACCCTGGTGGATTTAGTGGAATGTGGGGCGGTAACCAACCGGAGAAAAAATGTCCATCCCGGAAAAATCATCTGCAGCTCCGCCGTAGGGACCCGGCGGCTGTATCAGTTCATGAACAATAACCCCATGTTTGAAATGCATGCGGTTTCCTACACCAACGACCCGTTAATCATTGCCAGGAATGACAACATGGTGGCCATTAATTCGGTGGACGAGATTGATTTGCTGGGTCAGTGTGCTTCCGAACCCATTGGTCCCAAACTCTATTCCGGTACGGGCGAACAGGTGGATTTTGCCCGGGGCGCCATGCGCGCAACCGGCGGTAAAAGCATCGTGGTGCTTCACTCCACCCATAAGGGCAGGTCCAAAATTGTTCCCATGCTGGAAAGTGGTTCTGTGGTAAGCCTAAGCAAAAATGATGTTGATTATGTTGTAACGGAATTTGGTATTGCCAAGTTAAAGGGAAAAACCTTCCGCCAAAGGGCTGAAGCTTTAATCGGCATTGCTCACCCCGATCACCGGGACGGCCTTTCCGAGGCTGCTAAGAAATCCGGTTTAACACGCTGA
- the upp gene encoding uracil phosphoribosyltransferase — MQNLTILRHPLVDEQVGKLRDKESDIVAFRSSITRLGYLLAVEALKDAPVFESKVTTPMEVESPAIILKDEKILLVPILRAGLGLVESFLTFLPKAKVAHIGMSRDHETLEAKLYVNSLPRNVADFEQIIVLDPMLATGNSCVKTLEVLSGAGIEHHKIKVVCAFSVKEGINQIAARFPDVKIVTATLDPVLNNIGYISPGCGDAGDRLYLL, encoded by the coding sequence ATGCAAAACCTTACCATTCTTCGTCATCCTCTGGTAGATGAACAAGTTGGCAAACTGCGTGATAAAGAAAGTGATATTGTAGCCTTTCGTTCGAGCATTACCCGTTTAGGATACCTGTTGGCTGTAGAAGCCTTGAAAGATGCGCCGGTTTTTGAATCCAAAGTCACCACCCCCATGGAAGTTGAATCTCCGGCCATCATCCTAAAGGATGAAAAAATCTTACTGGTTCCCATCCTTAGAGCCGGTTTGGGCCTGGTTGAAAGCTTCTTAACCTTCCTGCCCAAGGCCAAGGTGGCCCATATTGGTATGTCTCGGGATCATGAAACTTTAGAGGCCAAACTCTACGTTAACAGCCTTCCCCGGAATGTTGCGGATTTTGAACAAATTATTGTGTTGGATCCCATGCTGGCCACCGGCAACAGTTGTGTTAAAACCCTGGAAGTCCTTTCAGGAGCCGGTATTGAGCATCATAAAATAAAAGTGGTCTGCGCCTTCTCCGTAAAAGAAGGAATCAATCAAATTGCTGCAAGATTTCCGGATGTAAAAATTGTTACCGCCACTTTGGATCCAGTTCTTAACAATATTGGCTATATTTCCCCGGGTTGTGGGGATGCCGGAGATCGGTTATACTTACTGTAG
- a CDS encoding sulfite exporter TauE/SafE family protein — protein sequence MLHLPIANADVNIWALLLIGFCVGVLGGFFGIGGAFMVTPALNIFGFPMAFAIGTDIAHIFGKSIVATYKHALLRHVDFKLGLIMGLLGMYGVSLGKQSVLYLEKIGQIGPIIRLIYIILLFLIGTFMLWEYYHYSRLSDELKKREKTHYKLIRWIYKVKIPPFISFPTSQVYAVSLWVIVFLGVFTGFISGFLGVGGGFVRVPLFIYFLGLPTVMAVGTDLFAILISNSWGAYIYALSGKVEIVGALVMLIGAAVGVQIGSVATAYINSMKIRLYFGVMLVLAGTAVLLKQFHLSILAGYLMLSSAAVLSGIIIFLLISAVNRQVWRQTRIETDKYP from the coding sequence GTGCTGCATCTACCCATTGCCAATGCGGATGTAAATATTTGGGCCTTACTGCTGATCGGATTCTGTGTAGGCGTACTGGGGGGCTTTTTTGGTATTGGGGGCGCCTTTATGGTTACGCCTGCTTTAAATATATTTGGTTTTCCTATGGCCTTTGCCATTGGTACCGATATTGCCCATATCTTTGGGAAATCCATTGTGGCCACCTACAAACACGCCCTGCTGCGGCATGTGGATTTTAAATTGGGGCTCATCATGGGTTTGCTGGGGATGTATGGGGTTTCTCTGGGCAAACAGTCGGTACTGTACTTGGAAAAAATCGGTCAGATTGGGCCGATCATCCGACTGATTTACATTATTCTTTTATTTTTAATCGGCACTTTTATGCTCTGGGAATACTATCATTATTCCCGTTTGTCCGATGAACTGAAGAAAAGGGAGAAAACCCATTATAAGTTGATCCGGTGGATTTATAAAGTGAAAATACCTCCTTTTATTTCCTTTCCCACTTCTCAGGTTTATGCCGTTTCCCTCTGGGTAATTGTTTTTTTAGGTGTCTTTACCGGCTTTATTTCAGGATTTCTAGGAGTGGGGGGCGGTTTTGTCCGGGTTCCCCTGTTCATTTATTTTCTGGGCCTGCCTACCGTAATGGCGGTGGGTACAGACTTATTTGCCATTTTAATCTCTAATTCCTGGGGAGCTTATATTTATGCTTTATCCGGCAAGGTGGAAATTGTAGGCGCTTTGGTTATGTTAATCGGGGCTGCCGTTGGCGTTCAGATCGGATCTGTGGCCACGGCCTATATCAACAGCATGAAAATCCGGTTGTACTTTGGGGTGATGCTGGTGTTGGCGGGTACCGCCGTGCTATTAAAGCAGTTTCATTTGTCCATCCTGGCAGGGTACCTAATGCTTAGTTCGGCAGCGGTTCTCAGCGGCATTATTATTTTCCTGTTGATCTCTGCAGTAAACCGCCAGGTCTGGCGGCAGACCCGCATAGAAACGGATAAATATCCTTAA
- a CDS encoding glutaredoxin family protein, producing MADYHVTLFVSPWKQSECDQARKYLKEKNLHFEEKNIQDSGAKGELLQKTGRDECPAIDVNGHLVIGYLPHKWDHLLSQEPLELT from the coding sequence GTGGCAGATTACCACGTAACTCTTTTTGTATCCCCCTGGAAGCAATCTGAATGTGATCAGGCCAGGAAATATCTTAAGGAAAAAAACCTTCATTTTGAAGAAAAAAACATCCAGGATAGCGGCGCCAAAGGAGAACTGCTGCAGAAAACGGGCCGTGATGAATGCCCGGCCATTGATGTAAACGGTCATCTGGTGATAGGTTACCTGCCCCATAAATGGGATCACCTTCTTAGCCAGGAACCTCTGGAACTCACTTAA
- a CDS encoding DUF3885 domain-containing protein, which translates to MKLKKQLQAVLEQHNNYDGILFQLTSPYALHQRLAPGSPYRPESFGAGVSSGYVEQCLQIAAELYGRLPFGKHLLVVYEDAYNEKNTNEIDFFESCLMASSKAETDIFQWKHRPVEGGFPTGQDVNNECHTCTRRMYAAKGIDTERLFREIILSDIGGQYALASKVFVVDVDSACIFHLYDDRGLTVYTPDETLFAYIGPEHDDVPGEEFLFSIGTEAFHWINGGDDPQDLCLHGITSVTIGAEVFSYPCAVSAAALRMLKTLTEDHQPTYCEQMLPCCGHSLCAKETLDEVTISGCENGIDWTVRHEGDQIRLITPSGRETLLNLSLYRKEICRFADGVEAFYQKSLPKRTGHDLDKNGYQAFWNEWHRRRKGWGMLPR; encoded by the coding sequence ATGAAGCTAAAAAAACAGTTACAGGCGGTATTGGAGCAGCACAATAACTATGACGGCATCCTGTTTCAGTTGACGTCCCCCTATGCACTGCATCAGCGACTGGCTCCGGGTAGTCCTTATAGACCGGAAAGTTTTGGAGCGGGCGTGAGCTCCGGCTATGTGGAGCAATGCTTGCAAATTGCTGCTGAACTGTATGGAAGACTGCCTTTTGGGAAGCACCTGCTTGTAGTCTATGAGGATGCATACAATGAAAAAAACACGAATGAAATTGACTTTTTTGAAAGCTGCCTGATGGCATCCAGCAAAGCTGAAACCGATATTTTTCAATGGAAGCACCGTCCGGTGGAGGGCGGCTTCCCCACCGGACAAGATGTAAACAACGAATGCCATACCTGCACCCGCAGGATGTATGCCGCAAAGGGGATTGATACGGAGCGCCTATTCCGTGAAATCATTCTTTCGGATATTGGCGGTCAATATGCTCTTGCATCCAAGGTGTTTGTCGTGGATGTGGATTCCGCCTGTATCTTTCATCTTTACGACGACCGGGGGCTTACGGTTTACACGCCGGATGAAACTTTATTTGCGTACATCGGGCCAGAGCATGATGATGTCCCGGGCGAGGAATTCCTCTTTTCTATTGGCACGGAAGCCTTTCACTGGATCAATGGCGGGGATGATCCGCAGGATTTATGCCTGCACGGGATAACCTCTGTGACCATCGGCGCGGAAGTGTTTTCCTACCCTTGCGCCGTCAGTGCAGCCGCTTTGCGGATGCTGAAAACCTTGACAGAGGACCATCAGCCGACCTATTGCGAACAGATGCTTCCCTGCTGCGGTCATAGCTTGTGCGCAAAAGAGACGCTGGACGAGGTGACCATCAGCGGATGTGAGAACGGTATTGATTGGACGGTGCGGCATGAGGGGGATCAAATACGCCTCATCACACCGAGCGGGAGGGAAACTCTCCTGAACTTATCTCTTTACCGCAAAGAAATTTGCCGGTTTGCCGATGGGGTGGAAGCCTTTTATCAAAAATCCTTGCCCAAAAGAACCGGCCATGATTTAGATAAAAATGGCTACCAAGCTTTTTGGAACGAATGGCATCGACGTAGAAAAGGATGGGGTATGCTTCCAAGGTAG
- a CDS encoding IS3 family transposase (programmed frameshift), with amino-acid sequence MTKYSDEFQLRLVMEVESGQSITVVARAHGIPKKNLQRWVSIYEHGGIEQLLLKKQHYSQEFKISAIEYRWQHHLSYRQAAAELEIPNEGTLYQWEKRYLEMGSAGLQATKKGRPPKMPKKSEKLKRNLTREQELEAENAQLRMENAYLKKFKCLSSGKNRPRKWEKAAAINELRQEFNLMALLKFASLPRSTFYYYLKAMDRPDKYEEIKAVIQEIYHAHKGRYGYRRITLELHNRGYRINHKTVLKLMGQCNIKCQVRIRKYRAYKKKLGKVAPNILQRDFKADKPNQKWVTDITEFSLFGTKLYLSPILDLFNGEIISYNISDRPTFHQIIDMLDKAFSKIPDNTNLIFHSDQGWQYQMRNYQNRLNKKGIIQSMSRKGNCLDNSVMENFFGLLKSELLYLQDFDSVEHFRKELEDYIDYYNNQRIKCKLKGLSPVQYRIQSSRVA; translated from the exons ATGACAAAATACAGCGATGAGTTTCAGCTTAGGCTTGTAATGGAAGTCGAATCAGGACAATCCATAACTGTTGTAGCAAGAGCACATGGTATTCCCAAAAAGAACTTACAGCGATGGGTTTCAATTTATGAACATGGTGGTATTGAACAACTGTTATTAAAAAAACAGCATTACTCACAAGAATTTAAGATCTCCGCTATTGAATATCGCTGGCAGCATCACTTATCCTATAGACAAGCAGCTGCCGAATTAGAAATTCCTAACGAAGGTACTCTGTATCAATGGGAAAAGCGATATTTAGAAATGGGTTCGGCAGGTCTGCAAGCCACCAAGAAAGGCAGGCCCCCTAAAATGCCAAAGAAATCTGAGAAACTTAAGCGGAATCTGACTAGAGAGCAAGAGCTGGAAGCTGAAAATGCTCAGTTACGCATGGAGAATGCTTACCTAAAAAAAT TTAAATGCCTTAGTTCAGGAAAGAATCGCCCGCGAAAGTGGGAAAAAGCGGCTGCCATCAACGAACTAAGGCAGGAATTTAACCTGATGGCATTACTCAAGTTTGCCAGCCTGCCCCGGAGTACCTTCTACTACTATCTAAAAGCTATGGACAGGCCTGATAAATACGAAGAAATCAAAGCTGTAATCCAAGAAATATACCACGCTCATAAAGGCAGATACGGCTACCGGAGAATCACCCTTGAACTGCATAATAGAGGGTACCGTATTAACCATAAGACGGTCTTAAAGCTGATGGGGCAATGCAACATCAAGTGCCAGGTGCGAATACGCAAGTATCGCGCCTATAAAAAAAAGTTGGGTAAAGTAGCCCCCAATATTCTGCAACGTGATTTCAAGGCAGATAAACCGAATCAGAAATGGGTTACTGACATTACTGAGTTCTCCCTATTTGGAACAAAGCTGTACCTCTCTCCGATCCTTGATTTATTTAACGGAGAAATCATCAGCTACAACATATCAGACAGGCCGACCTTCCATCAGATAATAGATATGCTGGATAAGGCATTCTCAAAGATTCCTGACAACACAAACCTTATCTTCCATTCAGATCAGGGCTGGCAGTACCAGATGAGAAACTATCAAAATAGGCTTAACAAAAAAGGAATTATCCAGAGCATGTCACGCAAGGGTAACTGCTTAGATAATTCAGTAATGGAGAACTTTTTTGGTCTTTTAAAATCAGAATTACTCTATCTTCAAGACTTCGATTCAGTAGAACATTTCCGAAAGGAGCTCGAAGATTACATAGATTACTATAATAATCAAAGGATTAAGTGCAAACTGAAAGGACTGAGTCCTGTTCAATACAGGATCCAGTCCTCCAGAGTTGCTTAA